A genomic stretch from Pochonia chlamydosporia 170 chromosome 4, whole genome shotgun sequence includes:
- a CDS encoding exo-beta-1,3-glucanase (similar to Neosartorya fischeri NRRL 181 XP_001263693.1), whose product MIVSPLVIALTALVAGAPSQASSVLPLTRDTAQKSTAYWYEKIKHNGISPFIENGKKWKVHRNVKTDFGAKGDGVTDDTDAIQAAINFGNGTEFRNSSSWGTTGAPAVVYIPSGTYRITKPLYNYVDTVIMGDPTNKPILQAADTFSEKYKFLLYGHDYNYDSTINFYIGLKNVVLDSSRVPAKQNITLLNWAVSQNVQLANVVFNMADSGVAHTGLSMPEGGSPLIMNNLVFQGGSVGVRMNEQQYHFKDLTFKNMDIGLKLDKLFEGTGQGLRFESCKVGVETTNNNTGFFALIDSTASNVDILWNSAGSSTAQGSMVLENVKVDKSVKSTVTSAGKSILTGSVDQGKAWVWGNVYGPDNGERAEGKFYPASRSKTLVDASGAFHNAKEPTFADHDITKVVNVKNVCKFPVMGDGITDDTANLQHIINKAAGKKVIFFPHGTYLVSDTLYIPPGSKFHGEAWSEISATGDKFKDEKKPTPMVQVGKPGETGVAQFVDMLFTVADVLPGCKLVEVNMAGSRPGDVGFWNSHFRIGGARGSKAQTNCNSPATCRAARMCAHLTASSSSFWENSWCWSADHDLDDDFAANPSTGGGFLVESTKGTWLNGIGSEHNVLYQMNIHKAKNVFLGFQQSETPYWQGNNSGLLTPAPWQNSLLPSDPDFAWCAADDAQCRMAAYQIANKSSNVNIYGGGYWTFFNGINRDGCKGECQENGVIYEDNTELYSFGVSTHNVRTMVLEGKNGKFNSVVKDKANSGGWQSGGGVMAAYLRQGQ is encoded by the exons ATGATTGTCTCTCCGTTGGTCATTGCTCTGACAGCGCTGGTTGCTGGAGCGCCATCTCAAGCATCCAGTGTACTTCCACTTACACGGGACACAGCGCAGAAGTCGACGGCATACTGGTATGAAAAGATCAAGCACAATGGCATCAGCCCTTTcattgagaatggcaaaaaATGGAAGGTCCACCGCAATGTGAAGACCGATTTTGGTGCCAAAGGTGACGGGGTGACGGACGATACAGATGCCATTCAAGCCGCCATCAACTTCGGCAACGGCACAGAATTCCGAAATAGTTCATCTTGGGGGACAACTGGCGCTCCAGCAGTGGTGTATATTCCTAGCGGGACTTATCGCATTACGAAACCGCTGTACAATTATGTTGACACCGTCATTATGGGTGAcccaacaaacaaacccATTCTACAGGCCGCAGATACCTTCTCCGAAAAGTACAAATTTCTTTTATACGGCCATGATTACAATTACGACTCCACGATTAACTTCTATATCGGCCTAAAAAATGTTGTTCTAGACTCCTCTCGGGTGCCGGCTAAACAAAACATTACCTTGCTCAATTGGGCCGTCTCGCAGAACGTCCAACTGGCCAATGTGGTCTTTAACATGGCGGACAGCGGCGTGGCACATACTGGCCTATCAATGCCTGAAGGAGGTTCACCTCTCATCATGAACAATCTGGTCTTTCAAGGTGGTTCAGTTGGAGTTCGTATGAATGAGCAACAATACCATTtcaaggacttgacatttAAGA acatggacattgggCTGAAGCTTGACAAACTCTTTGAAGGGACTGGCCAAGGACTTCGATTTGAATCATGCaaagttggagttgaaacCACAAACAACAATACCGGCTTCTTCGCGCTCATTGACTCAACGGCCAGCAACGTTGACATACTATGGAACTCTGCTGGCTCATCGACTGCCCAGGGTTCTATGGTGCTGGAAAATGTTAAAGTTGATAAGAGTGTCAAATCT ACTGTGACATCCGCCGGTAAGAGCATTCTCACCGGCTCTGTCGACCAAGGCAAAGCTTGGGTCTGGGGAAATGTGTACGGTCCAGATAACGGAGAGCGCGCGGAGGGCAAGTTCTATCCCGCAAGTCGCTCAAAAACCCTCGTTGATGCTTCTGGGGCATTCCACAACGCAAAAGAGCCAACATTCGCAGACCATGATATTACAAAGGTCGTGAATGTCAAAAACGTCTGCAAGTTTCCAGTCATGGGCGATGGTATAACTGATGA CACTGCCAACTTGCagcacatcatcaacaaagcaGCCGGCAAAAAGGTCATCTTCTTCCCGCACGGAACCTATCTCGTCAGCGACACCCTCTACATCCCCCCTGGTAGCAA GTTCCACGGTGAAGCATGGTCCGAAATCAGCGCCACGGGAGACAAATTCAAAGACGAAAAGAAACCTACCCCAATGGTCCAAGTCGGCAAACCGGGAGAAACTGGCGTTGCCCAGTTCGTCGATATGCTATTCACAGTGGCCGATGTCCTTCCAGGCTGTAAGCTGGTCGAAGTCAACATGGCCGGCTCCCGGCCTGGTGATGTCGGATTCTGGAACAGCCATTTCCGTATCGGCGGTGCTCGCGGTTCCAAAGCCCAAACTAACTGCAACAGTCCTGCTACATGCCGAGCAGCCCGTATGTGCGCCCATCTAaccgcctcatcctcctccttctggGAGAACAGCTGGTGCTGGAGTGCCGACCACGACCTCGACGACGATTTTGCAGCCAACCCTTCCACAGGCGGTGGATTTCTCGTGGAATCAACAAAGGGAACATGGTTAAACGGCATTGGATCCGAGCACAACGTCCTCTACCAAATGAACATTCACAAAGCAAAGAACGTCTTCCTTGGCTTCCAGCAGAGCGAAACGCCGTACTGGCAGGGCAACAACTCTGGCCTGCTCACCCCAGCACCATGGCAGAATTCCCTACTGCCAAGTGACCCTGACTTTGCGTGGTGTGCCGCAGACGACGCTCAGTGTCGCATGGCAGCGTATCAAATCGCTAACAAGTCATCCAATGTGAATATTTACGGTGGCGGATACTGGACCTTtttcaatggcatcaaccGCGATGGCTGCAAGGGAGAATGCCAGGAGAATGGTGTCATTTACGAAGATAACACTGAACTGTACAGTTTTGGTGTAAGCACGCATAATGTGCGGACAATGGTGCTGGAGGGCAAGAACGGCAAGTTCAATAGCGTTGTGAAGGATAAGGCGAATTCTGGTGGTTGGCAATCTGGAGGTGGTGTCATGGCGGCGTATTTGCGACAGGGACAATAA
- a CDS encoding Superoxide dismutase (similar to Metarhizium acridum CQMa 102 XP_007811189.1), protein MVKAVAVLRGDAKVGGTVTFEQESESAPTSISWDITGNDANAKRGFHIHTFGDNTNGCTSAGPHFNPHGKTHGAPSDEARHVGDLGNIDTDGQGNAKGSVKDSHVKLIGPHSVIGRTVVVHAGTDDLGKGGNEESLKTGNAGPRPACGVIGISS, encoded by the exons ATGGTCAAAGCTG TTGCCGTTCTCCGAGGTGACGCCAAGGTTGGCGGAACCGTCACCTTCGAGCAGGAGTCTGAGTCTGCTCCCACCTCCATCTCTTGGGACATCACTGGCAACGACGCCAATGCTAAGCGTGGATTCCACATTCACACCTTTGgcgacaacaccaacggCTGCACCTCTGCCGGACCTCACT TCAACCCTCACGGCAAGACCCACGGTGCTCCCTCCGACGAGGCCCGACATGTTGGTGACCTTGGCAACATCGATACTGATGGCCAGGGCAACGCCAAAGGCTCCGTGAAGGACTCTCACGTCAAGCTCATCGGCCCTCACAGCGTTATTGGC CGCactgtcgtcgtccatgcTGGCACCGACGATCTCGGCAAGGGTGGCAACGAGGAGTCTCTCAAGACTGGTAACGCTGGTCCCCGACCTGCCTGCG GTGTCATTGGCATCTCCTCGTAA
- a CDS encoding homogentisate 1,2-dioxygenase (similar to Talaromyces marneffei ATCC 18224 XP_002149784.1) encodes MANCKMTATAQAAFLTESSNKDPHRYQVGFGNRFASEAVPNVLPKGQNVPQKVKYGLYSEQLNGAPVFSSRDAIRHVWMYRMRPSVAHGQVSPASDLNTEIESCFSTANKQVEFIASQLAWDPFPIVESSDHQSSSASIDFLQGIKTVGGQGDPTLRDGLAIHVYSANTSMERTALSNNDGEFLILPQHGRLNIQTELGWLMVRPGEVVVIPAGIRFRVLLPDGPVRGYIQEVFGTHYELPEFGAVGSNGLALPRDFESPVASFDIDEAPWTINYKIAGTLHTCTQNHSPFDVVAWHGNLVPYKYAMEKFVNMANASKDQADPTIYCVLTAPSKVPGVSLSDFLIFTKKWITAEDTFRPPYYHRNMSTEVMGLIYGKYGGSSHVLDGGGLSYEASYMPHGETYQTWKDATERKLENVVICEDTMAFMFHISVPVLLTKWATQGEGSKSLHQSDAHQWDDLQAHFLDHLEDVNMDLKAAGLPALTEKS; translated from the exons atggccaattgCAAAATGACGGCCACAGCCCAGGCGGCCTTCCTAACAGAGTCTTCCAACAAAGACCCTCATCGTTACCAAGTTGGATTTGGCAACAGATTTGCATCCGAAGCCGTCCCGAATGTGCTTCCAAAGGGGCAGAACGTGCCTCAAAAAGTAAAGTATGGACTATACTCGGAACAATTGAATGGTGCTCCCGTATTCAGCTCTCGAGATGCCATACGACACGTGTGGATGTACAGGATGAGGCCGTCTGTGGCACATGGTCAGGTTTCGCCAGCTTCAGATTTGAATACTGAG ATTGAGTCTTGCTTCTCAACGGCGAACAAGCAAGTGGAGTTTATTGCATCCCAGCTGGCCTGGGATCCATTCCCGATAGTAGAATCCAGCGACCACCAATCTTCATCTGCTAGCATAGACTTTCTCCAAGGTATCAAGACTGTTGGCGGCCAAGGGGATCCCACCCTCAGAGACGGCCTAGCAATCCATGTTTACTCGGCAAACACGTCGATGGAACGGACGGCATTGTCCAACAACGACGGAGAATTCCTGATTCTACCCCAACACGGCAGGCTAAACATACAAACTGAacttggctggctgatggTACGACCAGGCGAAGTTGTAGTTATCCCCGCGGGAATTCGGTTCCGCGTCCTTCTCCCAGACGGCCCAGTAAGGGGCTACATACAAGAAGTGTTTGGCACCCATTACGAGCTCCCGGAATTTGGGGCCGTTGGCTCCAACGGCTTGGCCCTCCCGAGAGATTTTGAGTCACCAGTTGCCAGttttgacattgacgaagcTCCATGGACAATAAATTACAAGATAGCCGGCACCTTGCACACCTGTACGCAAAACCACTCCCCATTTGACGTCGTCGCATGGCACGGCAACTTGGTTCCCTATAAATACGCCATGGAAAAGtttgtcaacatggcaaaTGCGAGCAAAGACCAAGCCGACCCAACAATATACTGCGTTCTAACTGCACCATCCAAGGTCCCCGGCGTGTCACTCAGCGACTTTCTAATCTTCACAAAGAAATGGATCACGGCTGAAGACACCTTCCGGCCGCCATACTACCATCGTAACATGAGCACTGAAGTCATGGGGTTGATATACGGAAAGTATGGTGGATCAAGCCATGTTCTCGATGGCGGAGGCCTCAGCTACGAAGCGAGCTACATGCCTCATGGGGAAACCTACCAGACGTGGAAAGATGCCACAGAACGCAAGTTGGAGAACGTTGTTATATGCGAGGATACTATGGCTTTCATGTTCCATATTAGTGTTCCGGTATTGCTTACGAAATGGGCGACGCAAGGTGAAGGATCCAAGTCCCTTCACCAAAGTGATGCCCACCAGTGGGATGATCTGCAGGCACACTTCTTGGATCATTTGGAGGATGTTAACATGGATTTGAAAGCCGCAGGGCTTCCGGCACTGACGGAGAAGAGTTAG
- a CDS encoding transcription factor (similar to Coccidioides immitis RS XP_001242782.1): MSKVFVGNVKSVLSGDTLILTSPNNPAAERNFSLAYVTAPHLRRDGDEPFAFQSREYLRNLVVGKPVQCTIQYTIPNSGREFGTAKLKDGSELPDELVKAGWLKVREDAGRKEENEEVLERLEKLRGYESQAKAEGKGLWASGGGIIEVQNDLGGPDFMKEWKGKTVEGVVERVLSGDRLLVRLLLSEKKHVQPMTLIAGIRTPATERTVPSTGTTQPAEEFGNEARQFVESRLLQRQVKVEIVGASPQGQLVATIIHPRGNIAEFLLQDGLARCNDFHSTMLGEKMAALRAAEKQAQSKKLRLHKHHVAKADGGNQEMTVSKIVGADTIIVKNKAGAEKRISFSSIRGPRTNEASESPFKEEAKEFLRQKLIGKHVKISIDGKKPATEGFEAKEVATVTEKGKNIALLLVEAGWASVIRHRKDDTDRASNYDELLAAQEKAKEELKGMWSGKPQKAKQYTDLSENTQKAKIMLATLQRQKKVPAIVDFCKAGSRFTLLVPRENVKLTLVLGGIRAPRAPRPDGEGGEPFGKEALELANRRCNQRDCEVDIHDMDKVGGFIGALYINRENFAKVLVEEGLASVHAYSAEKSGNSVELFAAEKKAKEARKGLWHDYDPSQEEAYEEEEVPEETPAETEVSLDKKPTDYRDVMITNIDGNGKIKIQEIGKGTASLETMMNEFRKFHLDSKNNKPLGDAPKTGDFVSAKFSADGQWYRARVRSNDRTAKVAEVQYVDYGNSEKIPWSNLRSLDQSQFGVQKLKAQAIDASLSFVQLPTGADYFNEAIGVIAEMTEGKRLVGSFDFVDSKENVSYITLYDPKSNNELPGLNDSINKEVVASGYGMVPKKLKTWERSKAFEPYLKHLREIESQAKQDRLGMWEYGDITED; the protein is encoded by the coding sequence ATGTCCAAGGTATTCGTCGGCAATGTCAAGAGTGTGTTGAGCGGTGACACACTGATCTTGACGAGCCCCAACAACCCCGCCGCCGAACGGAACTTCTCGCTCGCATATGTCACGGCCCCCCATTTGAGACGAGATGGAGACGAGCCTTTTGCTTTCCAGTCTCGCGAGTATCTGCGTAACTTGGTCGTCGGGAAGCCAGTCCAATGCACCATTCAGTACACCATCCCTAACTCTGGCCGAGAGTTTGGTACCGCCAAGCTGAAGGATGGCAGCGAGCTACCCGACGAGTTGGTCAAGGCCGGATGGCTAAAAGTCCGCGAGGATGCTGGCCgcaaggaagaaaacgaGGAAGTCCTGGAACGTCTTGAAAAGCTCCGCGGCTATGAATCGCAGGCCAAAGCCGAAGGCAAGGGCTTGTGGGCCAGCGGCGGTGGCATCATTGAGGTCCAGAATGACCTCGGTGGCCCTGATTTTATGAAGGAGTGGAAGGGCAAGACGGTTGAGGGCGTGGTTGAGCGAGTACTCAGTGGCGACAGACTTCTTGTAAGACTGTTGCTCTCAGAGAAGAAGCATGTGCAGCCTATGACACTCATTGCCGGTATTCGCACACCTGCAACGGAGAGAACAGTTCCATCCACCGGTACCACTCAGCCAGCTGaagaatttggcaacgaaGCCAGGCAATTCGTCGAAAGCCGCCTGCTGCAGAGACAAGTCAAGGTTGAGATTGTTGGTGCCAGTCCTCAGGGGCAGCTGGttgccaccatcatccacccCCGTGGTAACATTGCTGAGTTCTTGCTGCAGGATGGCCTGGCTCGATGCAATGATTTCCACTCCACCATGTTGGGTGAGAAGATGGCTGCTCTCCGAGCAGCCGAGAAGCAAGCGCAGTCTAAGAAGCTGCGACTCCACAAGCACCATGTCGCCAAGGCTGATGGTGGCAACCAGGAGATGACGGTTAGCAAGATTGTTGGAGCTGATACCATTATTgtgaagaacaaggctggGGCCGAGAAGAGGatcagcttcagcagcatcCGTGGCCCCCGTACCAACGAAGCGAGCGAGAGCCCATTCAAAGAGGAAGCGAAAGAGTTCCTGCGTCAGAAATTGATTGGAAAGCATGTCAAGATCAGCATCGACGGCAAGAAGCCTGCCACTGAAGGATTCGAGGCTAAAGAGGTGGCCACAGTTACCGAGAAGGGCAAAAACATTGCCCTTTTGTTGGTTGAAGCTGGATGGGCTTCCGTCATTCGTCACAGAAAGGACGACACCGACAGAGCCTCCAACTACGATGAGCTTCTGGCAGCCCaggagaaggcgaaggagGAGCTGAAGGGAATGTGGTCGGGCAAGCCTCAAAAAGCCAAGCAGTATACTGATCTGTCAGAAAACAcgcaaaaggccaagattATGCTTGCCACCCTACAGAGACAGAAGAAGGTTCCTGCCATTGTCGATTTCTGCAAGGCTGGCTCCCGATTCACACTTCTTGTTCCCCGCGAGAATGTTAAGCTGACGCTGGTTCTTGGTGGCATCCGCGCTCCCAGAGCTCCACGCCCAGATGGAGAGGGCGGCGAGCCGTTTGGCAAGGAGGCCTTAGAGTTGGCCAACCGACGATGCAACCAGCGAGATTGCGAGGTCGACATTcatgacatggacaaggttGGCGGGTTCATCGGCGCTCTGTACATCAACCGCGAGAACTTTGCCAAGGTATTGGTAGAAGAGGGCCTCGCCTCCGTTCACGCATACTCTGCTGAAAAGTCTGGCAACTCCGTGGAATTGTTTGccgctgagaagaaggccaaggaggcacGAAAGGGACTGTGGCACGACTACGATCCTTCACAGGAGGAGGCAtacgaagaagaggaggttCCCGAGGAGACACCTGCTGAGACTGAAGTGTCTCTAGACAAGAAGCCTACCGATTATCGCGATGTTATGATTaccaacattgacggcaaCGGCAAGATCAAGATTCAAGAGATTGGCAAGGGAACCGCCTCCCtggagacgatgatgaaTGAGTTTAGAAAGTTCCACCTGGACTCAAAGAACAACAAGCCTCTCGGCGATGCTCCCAAGACTGGAGACTTTGTTTCGGCCAAGTTCTCTGCAGACGGACAGTGGTACCGAGCTCGTGTTCGATCCAACGATCGCACCGCCAAGGTGGCCGAAGTGCAGTATGTCGACTACGGCAACAGCGAAAAGATTCCCTGGTCCAACCTTCGATCTCTGGATCAGAGCCAATTTGGTgtccagaagctcaaggccCAGGCCATCGATGCGTCTTTGTCATTCGTACAGCTTCCCACTGGTGCTGATTACTTCAATGAGGCTATTGGCGTCATTGCTGAGATGACTGAGGGTAAGCGTCTGGTGGGCAGCTTCGACTTTGTGGACAGCAAAGAGAATGTCAGCTACATCACCTTGTACGACCCCAAGTCAAACAACGAGCTGCCGGGCTTGAACGACTCCATCAATAAGGAGGTGGTTGCCAGCGGCTACGGCATGGTTcccaagaagctcaagacgTGGGAGCGAAGCAAGGCGTTTGAGCCGTACCTCAAGCACCTTCGCGAGATTGAGAGCCAGGCTAAACAAGACCGTCTGGGCATGTGGGAGTATGGTGACATTACTGAGGATTAG
- a CDS encoding O-methylsterigmatocystin oxidoreductase (similar to Cordyceps militaris CM01 XP_006668616.1): MALWSLLGPGAYSFVFIAVIVLIGTQLCMLVWKRRRGDLPLPPGPPGEPVLGHLRIIPTDNPEYAYMKWSDEYKSDILSFKVLGQPVVVLNSVRAAVDLLDKRGANYCDRPRFVLFEVMGWGKTLTFLRWGPIFRMHRRILQRNFQRSNIVQYRPVQERETAVMLQGILASPSSWDNAIRRFATAVVLGIGFGITVEQDDDPFIQVAADASYALAHGGAPAGTPVDFFPFLKSLPSWFHDRSLKFARDWKWAICNLHDKPFDAVLASKERADSLIQDMLDQRQFQIDNGEQPELSFDDIKGAAGAVFAAGQDTTWATLTVFILNMLLHPEIQTKAQVLLDKVVGRGRLPNFHDRPQLAYIDYIVQETLRWCPVSPMGVPHRSLEDDFYNGYFIPAGSFVYANARAMTHDRDIYKDPDTFYPDRYAPKDDGGWEEPFPIGQFGYGRRVCVGKHLAEASVWIVVASTLGTMNIEKARDEQGNDIMPKVELTNGLTSHPKPYQCRIAPRDERSANLIRSVMT, from the coding sequence ATGGCACTCTGGAGTCTTCTGGGTCCCGGAGCATACAGCTTTGTGTTTATTGCTGTTATCGTGTTGATTGGGACGCAGCTGTGTATGCTCGTATGGAAACGCCGTCGCGGAGATCTCCCGTTACCCCCTGGCCCGCCTGGCGAGCCAGTGCTGGGTCACTTGCGAATAATTCCAACGGACAATCCTGAGTACGCTTACATGAAATGGTCTGACGAGTACAAGTCAGACATTTTGTCATTCAAGGTCCTTGGTCAACCAGTCGTTGTCCTCAATTCGGTTCGAGCCGCCGTGGATCTTCTCGATAAAAGAGGTGCCAATTATTGTGACCGACCAAGatttgtcttgtttgagGTTATGGGCTGGGGTAAAACCTTGACTTTTTTACGATGGGGACCAATATTCAGAATGCACCGTCGAATTCTACAAAGGAACTTCCAGAGGAGCAACATTGTTCAATATCGCCCTGTACAGGAACGGGAAACTGCCGTGATGCTGCAAGGCATCCTGGCTAGCCCTTCGTCGTGGGACAACGCTATTCGGCGCTTTGCAACTGCTGTCGTTCTTGGAATCGGCTTTGGCATTACGGTCGAACAAGATGACGATCCGTTCATACAAGTTGCCGCGGACGCTAGCTATGCCTTAGCCCATGGTGGTGCTCCCGCTGgaacaccagttgacttcTTTCCATTTCTCAAATCCTTACCCTCGTGGTTTCACGATCGCTCACTAAAATTCGCCAGAGATTGGAAGTGGGCTATTTGCAACTTGCATGATAAGCCCTTTGATGCCGTGTTAGCCTCCAAAGAAAGAGCTGATTCCCTCATACAGGATATGCTAGACCAGAGACAGTTTCAAATTGACAACGGTGAACAACCAGAGTTATCCTTTGACGATATTAAGGGAGCAGCTGGAGCCGTTTTCGCGGCTGGTCAGGATACGACATGGGCAACCTTGACAGTCTTTATCCTAAACATGCTCCTCCATCCCGAGATCCAGACAAAAGCACAGGTGTTGTTGGATAAAGTTGTTGGCCGTGGTAGGTTGCCAAATTTCCATGATCGACCTCAACTTGCGTACATCGACTACATTGTTCAGGAAACATTAAGGTGGTGTCCAGTGTCTCCCATGGGCGTTCCACACAGATCATTGGAAGATGACTTTTATAATGGCTACTTTATCCCTGCAGGGTCTTTTGTTTACGCCAACGCGCGAGCCATGACGCATGATAGAGATATTTATAAAGACCCGGATACCTTCTACCCAGATAGATATGCTCCAAAAGACGACGGCGGCTGGGAGGAACCATTTCCTATTGGACAATTTGGCTATGGTCGAAGAGTATGTGTTGGCAAACATTTGGCGGAAGCCAGTGTTTGGATAGTGGTTGCCTCAACGCTGGGCACAATGAATATCGAAAAGGCCAGGGATGAGCAAGGCAACGATATCATGCCGAAAGTAGAGCTCACAAATGGCTTGACAAGTCACCCGAAACCCTACCAATGCCGAATTGCGCCAAGGGATGAAAGGAGCGCCAACCTCATACGAAGTGTAATGACGTAA